A window of the Syntrophothermus lipocalidus DSM 12680 genome harbors these coding sequences:
- a CDS encoding 4Fe-4S dicluster domain-containing protein gives MKELTSQVREVAKRLLANQKVDLILGWEKGAQPFRSNLAVIRSTEEADRLVFDEFCINNLSTYLLDYRDGHEKIGIFVKGCDSRGVVRLIEDNQFARERLYIIGIPCPGMKDPVAAAWADSGLAGKPDSEGLAAKCRQCVHPNPVVFDELLGSEQAPHLEGERFADVKRIEAMTSAERYEFFAEMFSRCIRCYACRQICVACNCRKCIFDETRPQWVGREVNLADNWMYHVVRAMHIAGRCVECGECERACPVGLPLMLLNRKLIKDVNELFGPYEASLKLEEGAKPPLSVYRPDDPDNFL, from the coding sequence ATGAAAGAACTTACGAGCCAGGTACGTGAGGTAGCGAAACGGCTTTTAGCAAACCAGAAGGTAGACTTGATACTGGGCTGGGAAAAGGGAGCCCAGCCGTTCCGCAGCAACCTAGCGGTAATACGCAGTACTGAAGAGGCAGACAGGCTGGTTTTCGACGAATTCTGTATCAACAACTTGAGCACCTATCTTCTGGATTACCGCGACGGACATGAAAAAATAGGCATTTTCGTTAAAGGATGCGATTCCCGCGGCGTGGTGCGGCTGATCGAGGATAACCAGTTTGCCAGGGAAAGGCTTTATATCATAGGTATTCCTTGTCCGGGCATGAAGGATCCGGTGGCCGCGGCCTGGGCAGATTCGGGCTTAGCCGGCAAGCCGGACAGCGAAGGGCTTGCAGCCAAGTGCCGCCAGTGCGTTCATCCGAACCCGGTGGTATTCGACGAGCTTTTGGGCAGCGAGCAGGCGCCTCACCTGGAAGGGGAGAGGTTCGCGGACGTAAAAAGGATAGAAGCCATGACCTCGGCCGAGCGATACGAATTCTTTGCCGAGATGTTTTCTCGGTGCATCCGCTGTTACGCCTGCCGGCAGATCTGTGTGGCCTGCAACTGCCGGAAATGCATCTTCGACGAGACCCGTCCCCAGTGGGTGGGCCGGGAGGTTAACCTGGCTGACAACTGGATGTACCATGTGGTAAGGGCCATGCACATAGCTGGGCGCTGCGTAGAGTGCGGTGAATGCGAGCGGGCTTGCCCGGTGGGCCTTCCTTTGATGCTTCTGAACCGCAAGCTGATCAAGGACGTCAACGAGTTATTCGGGCCTTATGAAGCCAGCTTGAAGCTGGAAGAAGGAGCCAAGCCTCCTTTGAGCGTGTACCGGCCTGATGACCCGGATAACTTCCTATAA
- a CDS encoding hydrogenase iron-sulfur subunit: MSIDNGSGWEPKIIAFACNWCSYAGADLAGLNRLQYPADVRVIRVPCSGRIDPQFVMRAFSQGADGVLVSGUHPGDCHYGSGNYYARRRHTLMKNFLEYLGFEPERYHTAWISGSEGQKFADVITKVVGDVRKVGPARKLRDAK, encoded by the coding sequence GTGTCTATAGATAATGGGAGCGGCTGGGAACCGAAGATTATCGCCTTTGCCTGCAACTGGTGTTCTTACGCCGGAGCGGACCTGGCAGGTCTTAACCGGTTGCAGTACCCGGCCGATGTGCGTGTAATTAGGGTTCCCTGCTCGGGTCGCATCGACCCGCAGTTCGTTATGCGGGCTTTCAGTCAGGGAGCGGACGGGGTGCTGGTTTCTGGGTGACACCCCGGAGACTGCCACTATGGTAGTGGCAATTATTACGCCAGAAGGCGCCACACCCTGATGAAGAACTTCCTAGAATACCTGGGGTTTGAGCCCGAACGTTACCACACTGCCTGGATATCGGGGTCGGAAGGGCAGAAATTCGCAGACGTGATAACCAAAGTGGTCGGCGATGTACGAAAAGTCGGACCCGCCAGAAAGTTGAGGGATGCCAAATGA
- a CDS encoding CoB--CoM heterodisulfide reductase iron-sulfur subunit A family protein: MKRVGVFVCDCGTNIAGVIDTERVAKEALTMPGVVFATNYKYMCSDPGQDLIKKSIKEHRLEQVVVASCSPRMHENTFRKAIADGGLNPYLFEMVNIREQDSWVHSDKGQATKKAIDLIRMAVFKVLKNKPLTSGTIPITKRALVIGGGIAGMQSALDIADAGYEVILVEREATIGGRMVQLDKTFPTLDCSAUISTPKMVAVAQHPNIKMYTYSEVEAVNGYIGNFTVTIRRKAKYVDWDKCNGCGTCETKCPSRNLKSEFDLGLGTRTAIYKAFPQAVPNKPVIDAANCRKFKTGKCGVCDKLCPTGAINFEDKDEIVTENVGAIVMATGFDLFDWTQTYGEYGYGQYPDVITGLHFERLVNASGPTGGKIKRPSDGKIPESVAFIKCVGSRDDTKGKTYCSRACCMYTAKHAMQVLEKIPGAEAYVFYMDVRTAGKSYEEFYQRSLKAGAKYIRGRVSKIYPRGDRLVLKSEDTLLGRPIEVEVDMVVLATAMVPARGAEEIAKLVGFSTDKDGFFQEAHPKLQPVETFTGGVYLAGACQGPKDIPDTVAQASAAAVKVCALFSKSELATQPMVSEVDASKCSGCELCVPICPYKAISMKAVQERSHGHVIERKVASVNEGLCQGCGACVGACRSGALNLKGFTDEQIVAEVDALCL, encoded by the coding sequence GTGAAAAGAGTAGGTGTATTCGTATGCGACTGCGGAACCAATATCGCGGGGGTTATCGACACGGAACGGGTGGCCAAAGAAGCCCTTACCATGCCCGGAGTGGTTTTCGCGACCAACTACAAATACATGTGTTCTGACCCGGGACAGGACCTCATCAAGAAGTCGATTAAGGAACACCGGCTCGAACAGGTAGTCGTGGCTTCGTGTTCACCCCGCATGCATGAAAACACTTTCCGCAAGGCCATAGCCGACGGAGGATTGAACCCTTACCTTTTCGAAATGGTGAACATCCGCGAGCAGGACTCATGGGTTCATTCTGATAAAGGCCAGGCGACTAAGAAGGCCATCGACCTCATCCGAATGGCTGTTTTCAAAGTCTTGAAGAACAAGCCCCTCACCTCCGGAACCATTCCCATCACCAAGCGGGCTCTGGTTATCGGCGGGGGTATTGCCGGGATGCAGTCAGCCTTGGATATCGCCGATGCCGGATACGAGGTTATACTGGTGGAGCGGGAGGCCACCATCGGGGGAAGGATGGTCCAGCTGGACAAGACCTTCCCGACCTTAGACTGCTCGGCCTGAATAAGCACACCCAAGATGGTTGCTGTGGCGCAGCACCCTAACATTAAGATGTATACCTACTCCGAAGTGGAGGCTGTCAACGGATATATCGGCAACTTCACGGTAACGATTCGCCGCAAGGCGAAATACGTGGATTGGGACAAATGCAACGGCTGCGGGACCTGCGAGACCAAGTGCCCGAGCAGGAACTTGAAGAGCGAGTTCGACCTCGGCTTGGGGACCAGGACCGCAATTTACAAGGCTTTTCCTCAAGCCGTGCCCAACAAACCGGTTATCGACGCTGCTAACTGCCGGAAGTTCAAGACCGGCAAGTGCGGCGTGTGCGACAAGCTTTGCCCTACCGGAGCGATAAACTTCGAGGACAAAGATGAAATAGTTACGGAGAATGTTGGAGCTATTGTTATGGCTACCGGGTTTGATCTATTCGATTGGACCCAGACTTACGGCGAATACGGATACGGACAGTATCCAGACGTCATCACCGGTCTACATTTCGAACGTTTGGTCAACGCTTCCGGTCCCACCGGGGGCAAGATCAAGCGGCCTTCGGACGGTAAAATACCGGAAAGCGTAGCTTTTATCAAATGTGTGGGTTCAAGGGACGACACCAAAGGCAAGACCTACTGTTCCCGGGCCTGCTGCATGTACACGGCTAAGCACGCTATGCAGGTCCTGGAAAAGATACCAGGGGCTGAAGCGTACGTGTTTTACATGGACGTCCGTACTGCTGGCAAGAGCTACGAGGAGTTCTACCAGCGTTCGCTCAAAGCCGGGGCCAAATACATCCGCGGCCGGGTCAGCAAGATCTACCCGCGCGGGGACCGCCTGGTGTTAAAGAGCGAGGATACCCTTTTGGGAAGGCCAATCGAGGTAGAGGTGGACATGGTGGTTTTGGCTACGGCTATGGTACCAGCCCGCGGGGCTGAGGAGATTGCCAAATTGGTGGGCTTTTCTACTGACAAAGACGGTTTCTTCCAGGAAGCCCATCCCAAGCTCCAGCCGGTGGAGACTTTCACCGGAGGGGTATACCTGGCCGGGGCTTGTCAGGGGCCTAAGGACATACCGGATACCGTGGCCCAAGCCAGTGCTGCGGCGGTCAAGGTGTGCGCGCTGTTCTCCAAGAGTGAGTTGGCCACGCAGCCGATGGTTTCGGAAGTGGATGCTTCCAAATGCTCCGGTTGCGAGTTGTGTGTACCGATCTGCCCGTACAAAGCTATCAGCATGAAAGCCGTTCAGGAACGGAGTCACGGTCATGTGATAGAGCGGAAAGTGGCTTCGGTCAACGAGGGTTTGTGTCAGGGCTGCGGAGCCTGTGTCGGGGCCTGCCGGTCCGGGGCTCTTAATCTGAAGGGCTTCACCGATGAACAAATAGTGGCGGAGGTGGATGCACTGTGTCTATAG